One window of the Chitinophaga niabensis genome contains the following:
- a CDS encoding MATE family efflux transporter, whose translation MKKLYTKYKPHYKDNFHLAYPVVISQLGHTLVGLSDSIIIGHTGKVPLAAVALGTSLFTIFMVTGIGISYGLTPLIAQENGRGNRSICGRLLAHSFVINMITGIVLFGLILLTAHNLFRMDQSPDVAAQAKVFLQYLAYSFIPLMVFLTFKQFAEGLGFTKQAMNISILGNVLNIVLGITLVYGFDMGIVGVGIATFTDRLLMGITMAWYVLRSQRFKEYLQTFNLREIQAATLKKIAGMGVPVALQYVFEVSAFSGAAIMVGWIGPAELAAHQIALSLAAMTYMMASGISAAAGIRSGNNLGRGNFMELRRSAIASYHMVLVLMGCAAVFFMVFKQILPSFYIQDPTVIHIASGLLVIAAFFQLFDGTQVVGLGVLRGLGDVKAPTIITMLAYWGLGIPVGYVLGIKLNYGVYGVWWGLLLGLLVASVLLFFRFQSITRRLEQQQEKV comes from the coding sequence ATGAAAAAGCTGTATACAAAATACAAACCCCATTATAAGGACAATTTTCATTTAGCCTACCCCGTGGTGATCTCGCAGTTAGGGCATACACTGGTAGGATTGAGCGATAGTATCATTATCGGCCATACAGGTAAAGTACCTCTGGCTGCGGTAGCATTGGGAACAAGCCTGTTCACCATTTTTATGGTAACAGGTATTGGCATCTCTTATGGTCTTACACCCTTGATCGCACAGGAGAATGGACGTGGCAACCGCAGTATCTGCGGGCGTTTGCTGGCACATAGTTTTGTGATCAATATGATCACGGGCATTGTGTTGTTTGGTTTGATCCTGCTTACAGCGCATAACCTCTTCCGGATGGACCAGTCGCCAGACGTGGCTGCGCAGGCGAAAGTATTTTTACAGTACCTCGCGTACTCTTTTATTCCGCTGATGGTGTTCCTTACTTTCAAGCAATTCGCGGAAGGGTTGGGCTTTACAAAGCAAGCCATGAATATCAGTATACTTGGGAATGTCCTCAATATAGTATTGGGCATCACATTGGTATACGGTTTTGACATGGGGATTGTGGGAGTAGGTATTGCCACTTTCACAGACCGTTTGCTGATGGGTATCACCATGGCCTGGTATGTTTTGCGTTCCCAGCGATTTAAAGAATACCTGCAAACCTTTAACCTGCGGGAGATCCAGGCGGCTACGCTGAAGAAGATAGCAGGCATGGGTGTTCCCGTGGCTTTGCAATATGTTTTTGAAGTGAGTGCTTTCAGCGGGGCAGCGATCATGGTGGGCTGGATAGGCCCTGCGGAACTAGCTGCACATCAGATTGCGCTGAGCCTGGCAGCCATGACTTATATGATGGCGAGTGGGATTTCAGCCGCAGCGGGCATCCGCAGTGGTAATAATTTAGGCCGGGGCAATTTTATGGAGCTACGCAGATCTGCCATTGCCAGTTACCATATGGTATTGGTGCTGATGGGTTGTGCTGCTGTATTCTTCATGGTGTTCAAACAAATACTGCCTTCTTTTTATATACAGGATCCCACTGTGATACATATTGCATCTGGCTTGCTGGTGATCGCTGCTTTCTTCCAGTTATTTGATGGTACCCAGGTAGTGGGATTGGGGGTGTTAAGAGGTTTGGGAGATGTAAAAGCACCCACCATTATTACCATGCTGGCCTACTGGGGATTGGGTATTCCGGTAGGTTATGTATTAGGCATCAAACTGAATTACGGGGTGTATGGGGTTTGGTGGGGATTGCTGCTGGGTTTGCTGGTAGCTTCCGTTTTACTCTTCTTCCGTTTTCAATCTATTACCCGCAGATTGGAACAACAACAGGAAAAGGTATAA
- the dnaB gene encoding replicative DNA helicase, with amino-acid sequence MDLNLKKDRNTRRKPGIDISTMVYGKIPPQAKELEEAVLGALMLEKGAFDTVIEILKPECFYVDAHQKIFACMQRLAAKSVPVDILTVVEELKSSADLEAVGGPFFVTRLTNMVVSSANIEAHARIVLQKFIQRELIRISGEIISESYEDTADVFDLLDQAESKLFEITNNHLRKNYDSIDRVLVNTLKRIEDLRNKGDDITGVPSGFPTLDKITYGFQPSDLIIIAARPSVGKTAFALNLARNAALHPKFPKGAVVFSLEMSSGQLVQRILAAESEIKLEKITRGKLEEHEMRKLMTHGIERLAKAPIFIDDTPGLNIFELRAKCRRLVHNHGVGIIIIDYLQLMSGGGAEGKNSNREQEISKISRDLKGLAKELMVPVIALSQLSRDVEKRKDGNKMPQLSDLRESGAIEQDADMVMFLYRPEYYEITTNEMGESNKGETHVRIAKHRNGQLDTVKLRAVLEYQRFEDDGPVDGPPSTGGNSFAGMKNRGAGGEHDEAKIFIQKGSKMNDMDFDDDAFGDAPF; translated from the coding sequence ATGGATCTCAATCTCAAGAAGGACCGAAATACACGTCGCAAGCCGGGTATTGACATTTCCACGATGGTCTATGGCAAAATCCCTCCCCAGGCCAAAGAATTAGAAGAAGCTGTATTGGGCGCGCTCATGTTAGAGAAGGGCGCATTTGATACGGTGATCGAGATCCTGAAACCGGAATGTTTTTATGTAGATGCCCACCAGAAGATCTTTGCGTGTATGCAAAGGCTGGCGGCGAAGTCTGTGCCTGTGGATATCCTCACGGTGGTGGAAGAGCTGAAATCTTCTGCAGACCTGGAGGCAGTGGGTGGCCCTTTCTTTGTTACCCGGCTGACCAATATGGTGGTATCTTCGGCTAATATTGAGGCGCATGCGCGTATCGTATTGCAGAAATTCATTCAGCGGGAGCTGATCCGCATTTCCGGAGAGATCATCAGCGAATCCTATGAGGATACGGCTGATGTGTTCGATCTGCTGGACCAGGCAGAATCCAAATTGTTTGAAATCACTAATAATCACCTCCGTAAGAACTATGATTCCATCGACCGCGTGTTGGTGAATACCCTCAAGCGTATTGAGGACCTGCGGAATAAAGGGGATGATATCACAGGGGTGCCTTCAGGTTTCCCCACATTGGATAAGATCACCTATGGCTTCCAGCCTTCTGACCTTATCATCATAGCGGCCCGTCCATCTGTGGGTAAAACGGCATTCGCGCTGAACCTTGCCAGGAATGCGGCTTTGCATCCCAAGTTCCCGAAAGGGGCTGTGGTGTTTTCGCTTGAGATGTCCAGCGGGCAGCTTGTTCAAAGGATCCTGGCTGCTGAGTCAGAGATCAAACTGGAAAAGATCACCCGGGGTAAACTGGAGGAGCATGAAATGCGGAAACTGATGACCCATGGTATTGAAAGACTGGCTAAAGCGCCCATCTTTATAGATGATACCCCTGGTCTGAACATCTTTGAATTAAGGGCCAAATGCCGCAGACTGGTACATAACCACGGAGTGGGCATCATCATCATCGACTACCTTCAATTGATGAGTGGTGGCGGTGCGGAAGGTAAAAACTCCAACCGGGAACAGGAGATCAGTAAGATCTCCCGAGACCTGAAAGGCCTCGCGAAAGAGTTGATGGTACCGGTAATTGCACTTTCCCAGTTGAGCCGGGATGTGGAGAAACGGAAAGATGGTAACAAAATGCCACAGTTGAGTGACCTTCGTGAATCTGGTGCGATCGAGCAGGATGCGGACATGGTAATGTTCCTTTACCGCCCTGAGTATTATGAGATCACCACCAATGAAATGGGAGAATCCAACAAAGGGGAAACACACGTAAGGATCGCGAAACACAGGAATGGTCAGTTGGATACCGTGAAGCTCAGAGCAGTACTGGAATACCAGCGTTTTGAAGATGACGGTCCTGTTGACGGCCCACCAAGTACAGGCGGCAATTCCTTTGCAGGCATGAAGAACCGCGGTGCAGGCGGAGAACATGACGAGGCTAAGATCTTCATTCAGAAAGGATCGAAGATGAATGATATGGATTTTGATGATGACGCATTCGGAGATGCTCCGTTCTAA
- the pheT gene encoding phenylalanine--tRNA ligase subunit beta, which translates to MTISYNWLCDYLPVKPTPDELSVILTAVGLEVESLERFESVKGSLEGLVVGEVLSVEKHPNADKLRLTKVNIGNGEPLSIVCGAPNVAVGQKVIVAPIGTTIYPSSGEPMTMKKAKIRGEESNGMICAEDEIGLGTGHDGILVLDPSLQAGLTARELFQPAQDWVFEIGLTPNHMDAMSHIGVARDVCAFLNNQENTQIYHVRRPGISAATKAATALQIGVEVKNNDACPRYCGQTITGVKVGPSPAWMQHRLQAIGVRPINNIVDITNYVLHETGQPLHAFDAAEIKGGKVVIQNLPTGTPFLSLDGKERKLDEGDLMICDGENTPLCIAGVFGGINSGVKDSTGSIFLESAHFSATGIRKTSVRHGLRTDAAVRFEKGVDIGLAPFALERAVALIGELAHGAPASEVADVYPVPSEQASIDVTYQYINKLSGHTYAPEKVKNILCSLGFTIQSETDAHLRVSVPLHKPDITIPADIVEEVMRIDGLDNIPIPEFINMVPSRQSQPDKERVKEKLAEYLAGNGFSEIFTNSITNSQYYKHLDQDSLVKMINSLSADLDTMRPSMLETGLERIAYNLNRRNDDLLFFEFGKTYRKEAVGDYPETEHLSLYLTGQKLPETWMHKAQPVDFYYLKGYVQNILQVLGLQGAEMATATVHGLEPAFEITVNGKVVAVLGGVNAQKLKEFDIKQAVWYADFYWGTILQQLQTKDTFYEEITKFPTVRRDLALVLDKQVNFAAVETTARSVKTTLLQHINLFDVFESEKLGAGKKSYAVSFTFQDKQKTLTDQETDALMNKLIKAFETQLQAEIRK; encoded by the coding sequence ATGACAATTTCGTACAATTGGTTATGTGATTATTTACCGGTAAAACCCACACCGGATGAACTTTCTGTGATCCTCACAGCTGTAGGTCTCGAAGTAGAGAGCCTTGAGCGCTTTGAAAGTGTGAAAGGCAGCCTTGAGGGCCTCGTTGTAGGCGAAGTGCTCAGTGTGGAAAAACATCCCAATGCAGATAAATTACGCCTCACCAAAGTTAACATAGGTAACGGGGAACCCCTCAGCATTGTCTGCGGAGCACCCAATGTGGCTGTAGGGCAAAAAGTGATCGTAGCGCCCATTGGCACTACCATTTACCCCTCCTCCGGAGAACCCATGACCATGAAAAAGGCCAAGATCCGGGGAGAAGAAAGCAACGGAATGATCTGCGCAGAAGATGAAATTGGCCTTGGTACAGGTCATGACGGCATCCTGGTTCTGGATCCTTCCCTGCAGGCCGGTTTAACAGCCCGTGAACTCTTCCAGCCCGCGCAGGACTGGGTTTTCGAAATAGGCCTGACCCCTAACCATATGGACGCCATGAGCCATATCGGTGTAGCCAGGGACGTTTGTGCATTCCTCAACAACCAGGAAAATACACAGATCTACCATGTTCGCCGCCCAGGGATCAGCGCAGCCACCAAAGCAGCTACTGCTTTACAGATAGGCGTTGAAGTGAAAAACAACGATGCCTGTCCCCGTTATTGCGGCCAAACCATTACCGGCGTAAAAGTAGGCCCGTCCCCAGCCTGGATGCAACACAGATTACAGGCTATCGGCGTTCGCCCTATTAATAATATAGTAGACATCACTAACTACGTGCTCCACGAAACCGGCCAGCCCCTCCATGCATTTGATGCAGCTGAGATAAAAGGCGGTAAAGTGGTGATACAAAACCTCCCTACCGGCACGCCTTTCCTGAGTTTAGACGGGAAAGAACGTAAACTGGATGAAGGAGATCTCATGATCTGCGATGGGGAAAACACCCCGCTTTGTATAGCTGGTGTTTTTGGTGGCATCAATTCCGGCGTGAAAGACAGCACCGGCAGCATTTTCCTGGAAAGTGCCCATTTCAGCGCAACCGGCATCCGCAAAACATCCGTACGCCACGGACTTCGTACAGACGCAGCCGTTCGTTTCGAAAAAGGTGTGGATATTGGCCTTGCACCATTTGCCCTGGAACGTGCAGTAGCCCTCATCGGCGAACTCGCACACGGCGCCCCGGCATCTGAAGTTGCAGATGTTTACCCCGTTCCTTCTGAACAGGCCAGCATCGATGTTACTTACCAGTACATTAACAAACTCAGCGGTCATACTTACGCACCTGAAAAGGTAAAAAACATCCTCTGCAGTCTTGGTTTTACCATACAATCAGAAACGGATGCCCATCTGCGTGTATCCGTTCCCCTGCATAAACCGGATATCACCATTCCCGCTGATATCGTGGAAGAAGTGATGCGGATAGACGGGCTGGACAATATTCCCATCCCCGAATTCATTAACATGGTGCCTTCCCGCCAGAGTCAGCCAGACAAAGAGCGTGTGAAGGAAAAACTGGCGGAATACCTGGCCGGCAACGGATTCTCAGAGATCTTCACCAATTCCATCACCAACAGTCAATATTATAAACACCTTGATCAGGATAGCCTGGTGAAGATGATCAATAGCCTCAGTGCGGACCTGGACACGATGCGCCCATCCATGCTGGAAACAGGCCTGGAGCGGATCGCTTACAATCTGAACAGGCGGAACGATGATCTGCTGTTCTTTGAATTCGGTAAAACATACCGTAAAGAGGCAGTAGGCGATTATCCTGAAACAGAGCACCTGAGCCTCTACCTCACCGGTCAGAAATTACCGGAAACCTGGATGCATAAAGCACAGCCCGTAGATTTCTACTATCTTAAAGGGTATGTGCAGAACATATTGCAGGTACTGGGATTACAGGGTGCGGAAATGGCAACAGCCACTGTCCATGGCCTGGAGCCGGCATTTGAAATCACCGTGAATGGGAAAGTGGTAGCCGTTTTAGGTGGTGTAAATGCGCAGAAACTGAAAGAATTTGATATCAAACAGGCAGTATGGTATGCAGATTTCTACTGGGGTACCATTCTGCAACAGCTGCAAACAAAAGATACTTTCTACGAAGAGATCACCAAATTCCCTACCGTTCGCAGGGACCTGGCTTTGGTGCTGGATAAACAGGTGAACTTTGCTGCCGTGGAAACTACTGCACGCTCGGTGAAAACCACCCTGTTGCAACATATCAACCTGTTCGACGTTTTTGAAAGTGAAAAACTCGGTGCAGGTAAAAAATCATATGCCGTGAGCTTCACGTTCCAGGACAAACAGAAAACACTGACTGACCAGGAAACGGATGCCCTCATGAATAAACTCATCAAAGCTTTCGAAACCCAATTACAGGCGGAGATCCGCAAATAA
- a CDS encoding RsmE family RNA methyltransferase, which yields MELPVFYAKDLSSGQGFYTMDEPTSKYCIQVLRNEKGDKVLLADGKGTRYEAVITDDHRKKCVVQISGETAMPVPVPHLRIAIAFTKNTSRMEWFLEKAVEIGIGGIIPLLTQRTEKEKFKAERLENILVSAMLQSKQWYLPVLTEPMPFDKALAAAGQKLIAHCLPDEKQHLLDTMLPGKDTLLLIGPEGDFTPEEVTKALEKGCLPVSLGDTRLRTETAGVVGGTLMAAVNRADTKLS from the coding sequence ATGGAGTTACCGGTATTTTACGCAAAAGATCTTTCCTCCGGCCAGGGGTTTTATACCATGGATGAACCAACATCCAAGTATTGCATCCAGGTATTGCGCAATGAAAAAGGAGATAAAGTGTTGCTGGCAGATGGCAAAGGCACCCGTTATGAAGCAGTGATCACAGACGATCACCGGAAAAAATGCGTGGTACAGATCAGTGGGGAAACTGCTATGCCGGTGCCGGTACCGCATTTGCGTATAGCCATTGCTTTTACAAAGAATACTTCCCGTATGGAATGGTTCCTGGAAAAAGCCGTTGAGATCGGTATCGGCGGGATCATTCCTTTACTCACACAACGAACAGAAAAAGAAAAGTTCAAGGCAGAGCGCCTGGAAAATATACTGGTATCCGCCATGCTGCAATCCAAACAATGGTATTTACCCGTATTGACGGAACCAATGCCTTTTGACAAAGCATTAGCTGCTGCCGGACAAAAGCTGATCGCGCATTGCCTGCCGGATGAAAAGCAACATTTGCTGGACACCATGCTCCCCGGCAAGGATACTTTATTGCTGATAGGCCCCGAAGGTGATTTTACCCCCGAAGAGGTAACAAAAGCATTGGAAAAGGGATGTTTGCCTGTATCATTAGGGGATACCCGTTTAAGAACAGAAACGGCCGGGGTGGTGGGTGGTACTTTGATGGCGGCGGTCAATAGGGCAGATACTAAATTATCATAA
- a CDS encoding cell division protein ZapA: METLIPVNIVVADRTYRIKIRTEEEEAVRRVMKEVNDKIIEFKAAYAGKDIQDYIAMALIMYATHPATIGGKAQAEVAPFLREKLQHLDNLLDEHLK; encoded by the coding sequence ATGGAAACACTCATACCCGTTAATATAGTTGTAGCCGACCGCACTTACCGCATCAAGATCCGCACGGAAGAAGAAGAAGCCGTAAGAAGGGTCATGAAAGAAGTGAACGACAAGATCATTGAGTTCAAAGCCGCCTACGCCGGAAAAGATATCCAGGATTATATTGCCATGGCCCTCATCATGTACGCCACCCACCCTGCCACCATTGGCGGAAAAGCCCAGGCAGAAGTAGCCCCTTTCCTCCGGGAAAAGCTGCAACACCTTGACAATCTATTGGATGAGCACCTGAAATAG
- a CDS encoding TerC family protein, producing the protein MQELLTADALISLFTLTLMEIVLGIDNVIFVSIVMNRLPEHKRNQARRIWMFTGIAVRVILLLFIGYIVRAVNPLFYIGAKGISLRDLIMLAGGLFLLVKTTLEIHHKLEGEDETGPKAKGGTATLANVVGQIIIIDLVFSFDSIITAVGLAKHIEIMIVAVVIAMFVMFSFAPRISNFIHKHPTLKMLALSFLIMVGGILLIEGWNPKAVHDLHLKNYVYFAMAFSFAVELLNMRMRKKTLPPVELREPKLDQVEKK; encoded by the coding sequence ATGCAGGAACTATTAACCGCTGATGCCCTTATCAGCCTCTTCACTTTAACCTTAATGGAAATAGTGCTGGGGATAGACAACGTTATTTTTGTTTCCATCGTTATGAACCGCTTGCCTGAACACAAAAGGAATCAGGCCAGGCGCATCTGGATGTTCACGGGTATAGCCGTTCGCGTGATACTCCTTTTATTTATAGGTTACATCGTAAGAGCCGTAAACCCTTTATTCTATATCGGGGCAAAAGGTATCAGCCTGCGCGACCTCATTATGCTGGCCGGAGGTTTATTCCTGCTGGTTAAAACCACCCTGGAAATACACCATAAACTGGAAGGAGAAGATGAAACCGGCCCCAAAGCCAAAGGAGGTACAGCCACCCTTGCCAATGTGGTAGGCCAGATCATCATCATAGACCTGGTGTTTTCGTTCGACAGCATCATCACAGCCGTAGGGCTGGCCAAACATATTGAGATCATGATAGTAGCAGTGGTAATTGCGATGTTCGTTATGTTCTCCTTTGCACCCAGGATCAGCAATTTCATTCACAAACATCCTACCCTTAAAATGCTGGCCCTGTCTTTCCTGATCATGGTGGGCGGTATTCTGCTCATAGAAGGATGGAATCCCAAAGCGGTACATGACCTTCACCTGAAGAACTATGTATACTTTGCCATGGCCTTCTCTTTTGCAGTAGAATTGCTGAATATGAGGATGAGGAAGAAAACACTGCCGCCTGTGGAACTGAGGGAGCCAAAATTAGATCAGGTAGAAAAGAAATAA
- the parS gene encoding type II RES/Xre toxin-antitoxin system antitoxin produces the protein MTRSGNNRRAKKVVPTSSASNLFDDYEQVANLHAVLFTVKEDFVKAGITKAQLTRLKNVLGVDYFTLSGMLAITERTIHMKKDEETFSHIISDRLMAIAELYSYGYKVFGERERFNTWMKLPNRYFHGRTPIELMDTQGGAKEVKDEIRRFEVGTF, from the coding sequence GTGACGCGATCGGGAAATAACCGCAGGGCGAAGAAAGTTGTGCCAACTTCCAGCGCCAGTAATCTGTTTGATGATTACGAACAGGTAGCCAATTTACATGCTGTTTTGTTTACAGTAAAAGAAGATTTTGTAAAGGCGGGCATTACAAAGGCCCAGTTAACCCGTTTAAAGAATGTGCTGGGTGTTGACTACTTTACCTTAAGTGGGATGCTGGCTATTACGGAACGTACCATTCACATGAAAAAGGATGAAGAAACTTTCAGCCATATTATCAGCGACCGGCTGATGGCCATTGCCGAGCTGTATAGTTATGGTTATAAAGTCTTTGGCGAGCGGGAACGTTTCAACACTTGGATGAAATTGCCGAACAGGTATTTCCATGGCAGAACCCCGATTGAGTTAATGGATACACAAGGGGGAGCCAAAGAGGTAAAAGATGAAATTCGCCGTTTTGAGGTAGGCACATTCTGA
- the rny gene encoding ribonuclease Y — protein METIAIIVGAAALVIGILLGKVIFAKNTQKKVQEAEEQARRIISEGQLTAENLKKDKLLEAKEKYLQMKSEHDKEAMQRTQKIAESENRIKQKELSLNLKNEQIAKQVAENEVIKENLGRQIELVNIKRSELEKHQEEHIRRLEKVAALTAEEAKHQLVESLKEEARSQALSHIQEIIEDAKTKANKEAKKIIIQSIQRTAAEQTIENAITVFNLESDEIKGQIIGREGRNIRAIEAATGVDLIVDDTPEAIVLSSFDPLRREIARLSLQRLVQDGRIHPARIEEVVEKTKRQLEEQVMEIGERTVIELGIHGLHKELVRMVGKMRFRSSYGQNLLMHSKETANLCAVMAAELGLNPKLAKRAGLLHDIGKVPDEETELSHALLGAKLAEKYGEHPAIVNAIGAHHDEMEMAYVISPIVQACDAISGARPGARREIMQSYLQRIKDLENLAMAYDGVEKAYAIQAGRELRVIVESEKVTDGDADRLSFEIANKIQNEMQYPGQIKVTVIRERRAVNVAR, from the coding sequence ATGGAGACAATCGCTATAATAGTGGGCGCCGCCGCTCTGGTTATAGGTATACTGCTTGGGAAAGTGATCTTTGCTAAAAATACCCAGAAGAAAGTCCAGGAAGCTGAAGAACAGGCCAGGAGGATCATTTCAGAAGGACAACTCACCGCCGAAAATCTTAAGAAAGATAAATTGCTGGAAGCCAAGGAGAAATACCTGCAAATGAAGTCGGAGCATGACAAAGAAGCCATGCAGCGTACCCAGAAGATCGCAGAATCTGAAAACCGCATTAAACAAAAAGAACTGAGCCTCAACCTTAAAAACGAGCAAATAGCAAAGCAAGTTGCTGAAAACGAAGTAATTAAGGAAAATTTAGGCCGTCAGATCGAACTCGTGAACATCAAACGCTCCGAACTGGAAAAACACCAGGAAGAGCATATCCGCCGCCTCGAAAAAGTAGCCGCGCTCACTGCTGAAGAAGCCAAACACCAACTGGTGGAAAGCCTCAAGGAAGAAGCCCGCTCTCAGGCACTCAGCCACATCCAGGAGATCATCGAAGACGCTAAAACAAAAGCCAACAAAGAAGCCAAAAAGATCATCATACAATCTATTCAGCGTACCGCCGCAGAACAGACCATTGAGAATGCCATTACCGTATTCAACCTGGAAAGTGATGAAATAAAAGGTCAGATCATCGGAAGGGAAGGCCGTAACATCCGTGCCATTGAAGCTGCTACCGGAGTTGACCTCATTGTGGACGATACCCCTGAAGCCATCGTACTCTCTTCTTTCGACCCACTCCGCCGTGAAATTGCACGCCTCAGCCTGCAACGCCTCGTTCAGGATGGCCGTATCCACCCTGCCCGTATTGAGGAAGTAGTGGAAAAAACCAAACGTCAGCTGGAAGAGCAGGTAATGGAGATCGGTGAACGTACTGTAATTGAACTTGGTATTCACGGTTTACATAAAGAACTCGTACGCATGGTAGGTAAAATGCGCTTCCGTTCTTCTTATGGCCAGAACCTGCTGATGCACTCCAAAGAAACTGCTAACCTCTGCGCCGTGATGGCAGCAGAGCTGGGCCTCAACCCCAAACTGGCAAAACGCGCAGGTCTTCTGCACGATATTGGTAAAGTGCCTGATGAAGAAACTGAATTGAGCCACGCATTATTAGGTGCCAAACTTGCAGAGAAATATGGTGAACATCCTGCCATCGTAAACGCTATCGGCGCACACCACGATGAAATGGAAATGGCCTATGTGATCTCTCCTATCGTTCAGGCTTGTGATGCTATCAGCGGTGCCCGCCCTGGTGCACGCCGTGAGATCATGCAAAGTTACCTGCAACGTATCAAAGACCTCGAAAACCTGGCCATGGCATATGATGGTGTTGAAAAAGCATACGCTATCCAGGCAGGCCGTGAACTGCGCGTGATTGTGGAAAGTGAAAAAGTAACAGATGGAGATGCAGACCGCCTCAGTTTTGAAATTGCCAATAAGATCCAGAACGAAATGCAATATCCCGGCCAGATCAAAGTAACGGTGATCCGTGAACGCAGAGCCGTGAACGTTGCGAGATAA
- a CDS encoding 3-keto-disaccharide hydrolase, producing MKRRIMTLAVLTLLSVSTAFAQKQQKLFNGKNLDGWKIHGTEKWYVEKGELICESGPDKEYGYLATDKTFKDFELTVDFKQEANGNSGVFFHSSLEGTKISGWQAEVAPPGSNTGGIYESYGRGWLIKPTAEKDKNLKMGEWNTMKVVVKGNNVTTYLNGVEMITLDDEKIGAKEGQVALQIHSGGGIKVRWKNIKIKEIK from the coding sequence ATGAAAAGAAGAATCATGACACTCGCTGTGCTGACCTTATTATCTGTCAGCACTGCCTTTGCACAAAAGCAGCAAAAACTGTTCAACGGTAAAAACCTCGATGGTTGGAAGATCCACGGAACAGAAAAATGGTATGTTGAAAAAGGTGAACTGATCTGCGAAAGCGGTCCGGATAAAGAATACGGCTACCTCGCCACAGATAAAACATTCAAGGATTTTGAACTCACCGTTGATTTTAAACAGGAAGCCAATGGCAACAGCGGCGTATTCTTCCACTCTTCACTGGAAGGCACCAAAATATCCGGATGGCAGGCTGAAGTAGCACCTCCCGGTTCCAACACCGGTGGTATCTATGAATCTTATGGCCGTGGCTGGTTGATCAAACCCACAGCGGAAAAAGATAAGAACCTGAAAATGGGAGAATGGAATACCATGAAGGTGGTGGTGAAAGGTAACAACGTAACCACTTATCTCAATGGTGTGGAAATGATCACACTCGATGATGAAAAGATCGGTGCCAAAGAAGGGCAGGTTGCATTACAGATCCACTCCGGCGGTGGCATCAAAGTGCGCTGGAAAAACATCAAGATCAAAGAAATAAAATAA
- a CDS encoding RES family NAD+ phosphorylase gives MLLYRLSTKEWQDDLNGESGRLVDNFWTSAGNPCIYVHSSVANCLMENRMYYTTGELNPDMVMIEYEVPEDSLQVFEEEQLPEDWRNDRKPSIARNFGTLRLQARETLLLAFPSVIMTGQLVYLINPMHPLMKEVRITRIFKPLH, from the coding sequence ATGCTTTTATATAGACTTAGCACAAAAGAATGGCAGGATGACCTCAACGGCGAAAGCGGCAGGCTGGTTGACAACTTTTGGACGAGCGCAGGGAATCCCTGCATATATGTACATAGTTCTGTGGCAAATTGCCTGATGGAAAACCGGATGTATTATACCACGGGAGAATTAAACCCCGATATGGTGATGATAGAATATGAGGTGCCGGAGGATAGCTTGCAGGTATTTGAAGAGGAGCAATTGCCGGAAGACTGGCGGAACGACAGGAAGCCGTCTATCGCCAGGAACTTTGGAACGCTGCGGCTGCAGGCCAGGGAAACATTGCTGTTGGCTTTCCCTTCAGTGATCATGACGGGCCAGCTGGTTTATCTCATTAACCCCATGCATCCCCTGATGAAAGAGGTGAGGATCACCCGCATCTTTAAACCCTTACATTAA